In the genome of Nycticebus coucang isolate mNycCou1 chromosome X, mNycCou1.pri, whole genome shotgun sequence, the window cttattttcagaggatgtcttatttttggggaaacagggtagcattcTACATAATTGTTTCATTTaacatagtggttctcaaccttcctaatgccgtgtggccctttaatacagttcctgtgggttgtgacccacaggttgagaaccgctgatttaacACCTCCTAGCAATTTTCTAAAGCAGgtattattatgcccattttacagatgaacaaacaGAGGCTCAGCAAGTTtaagttacttgcccaaggtGTAAAGCTGGCAAGTGGTAGATCTAGGAGTTTGAATCTAGGTTTGAGTGTCAAGTTTCTAGTGGGCTGGGTTAGGAGAAGGGGGTGTATAAAGGGGAATGGGGCTCCTTGGGGGGGCATCTGGACAGTGAGTGTGTTAGTCAGGGAGACCCAGggcaaagatatttttttctaggaGACTTGTGGCTAAAGGGTAGATCCTTAGGACCTGAGGATCCAATATCTAGGCAATGGGGCTCCATGGGGGGGCACCCACTGGAGATTTTTGTGGTCTTGTGGATTCCCAAAGGGTGGGCTCTAAGCAGTATCCCACACTGCCAACTACTCTCCTTCCCCAGGCTCTCTTCTCCCTTGCTTCTGTGAGCCAGTGGACAGCTGATTGCTTCTCTACCTCTCAGGCCTCACTTTCTTGGTACCTCCTCTTCTTTCTACCATTGTTCAGGGCTTGTGCTGGGCTTTCTTCTGttctaattcttccttttttcaactggatgatctcttgagcccacatTTCCCTTGACACTCAAAACCTCCCAGTTTCCAACTCAATCCCTGACCTCTTTCCCTTGCCCCTAaagcttatttctttttgttttcttaacaaaCACTTAtggagccaggcactgtgctatgcACTTTACAAGTATCAGTGCAATCACTACTAACtacaaccctgtgaggtaggtattattattatccccTTTTACGGATGAGGAAAGTGGGACCCAGAGTGATTATGTCATTTGGTCATACAGTAGTGGAGGAGCCTCAGAAACCTACTGAAATTGTGTCTGTAGGACTCTGTCATTCCACTCCCCAGGAGGCAAACATATCCATGAGGGTAGCAACCATGCCAGCCTGTGCTCCTCTCTTTGCACCTAGCACCCAGTgaagtgcctggcacagtgtGAGCTCAACAAATGTCAGCATTGTTGAATTGGTTTAATTATTCCCCCATGTAAGCAGCACCCTTTAATTTTTCTCCCTCATGAAACCCTATATGAGGATCCCTTCCTCGAATTTCTCTCAATCCGCAATTAtcctctttattaattttttttttttttgcagtttctggccggggctgggtttgaacccaccacctccagcatatggggctggcgccttactcctttgagccacaggcaccaccctctttatTAATTTGTTATAATGTAGGCTCCATGAGAGTAAGGAGTTGGGTCTGTTTTAATCATTTAACAGTCTCCAGCACTTTGAATAGTACCTGGTATAtaataaattctcaaaaaatgcgtgtagaataaatgaatggagATTAATTAATAATACTGGCTAACAttaattgagcacttactgtgttaaggggtgtgtatgtgtctttttcttttgagtcttCTTTATTGCCTGCCCCCTACCCTTTTCCTTCACTAGAACAGAGCCGGAGGGTGATAGCCTATGTCTATCTTCTCACCACATAGTCCTAGAGTCCAGAGCAGTGCCAGGTACAAGGCAGGTGCTCAGTGCATGGGCAGTAATCCCCGCAGGTGTCCCCTCTTTAGGTGGGGGCTGGGCAAGGGTCACTGGGGAGGAGGTATTGGCTGGTCCCATTCCACCCCTGCCTCTCTCTGGCCTGGTGAGATCCCAGAGTGGGGGCACACCTGAAGGGGTACTCAAATTCAACTTCGATGTTGGGGTCACTCCCAGACTTGTTGGCACACTCCACGCTGAGCCGGAGCTCCCCGCTGTAGCTCCCGCATGTGGCAAAGGCGAAGATGGCGAAGACCTTAGGTAGCAGGGTGGGGATGACTACAGTGAGCTGTGTGCATGTGGGAGGGGGTGCCCTCCTTTGGACAGATCGGGGGcccagcagaggcagcagcagatGGAGcagtccccacccccactccctaaTCAGGGCTCATCGGGACCAAGGACAAGCTGATTACAGGGGTATGGCTGTCTCTTCttgttcctctttctccctgtgtctctctctgtctctacctCTCTGCGCTCTgatttccctccttctctgtctctctctctctgtttccctgtttgttttccttgttatctctatttttctgtctttctcagatGTTTCTTCATCTCTCCATGTCTCTGACTCTGTCTGCATCTGCCTCTCTAGTGACTGTCTCTTTCTATCTCCTTTTTCCCTCTCTGTGGGAGTGTATGTTTCTATGtgtctttctgtttcttggtCTGTTTATCTCTCTTACTCAGTCTCTATATggctctctctctgtccctcctgtGCATTTCTGTGttggtttctcttttttccaagtgtctctttctctttgtatCTCTGTCTCCCACATCCTATTTCCCTGACTCTCTGTATCTATTTCTCTTTGTATCTCTGTTCTCTGTAcatctttttctgtcttccttttctttgtctctgtttctcttttctctcttgtttctGTATCTCTTCTCATCACTGGatctcttttttctctgtatcttcatCTCTCCATCAATCCCTAtctttcattctctctccctccttcactATCTGTGTCTGTCTCTGGCTTTCTATCTTTCCCCCAGCAATCAGCCACAGACTCCACCTCCTTTGCCTCTTTCTCCTTTCAGAAGAGGAGGTAGGACATCACAATCAGCCACTTCACAACGGGGGTACCCTCATtcctgtgatgtcacagcccaTTTGTTCTCTGGTCCCAAATGACTTAAACCTCACCCTGGGACCCAATTCTATCCCCTAACCCCCCCATCCATCCTTCACTCCCCACCCCAACTCCACCCCTGCTTTTCTGGACCTCActacctctctctttcctttcactCTCCCCCAACAGCACAGACCACACTCACCCATTGCAGCACCTTCACAAAGCCAAGGGGCTCCTTGACCACCCGGAACTGACCCCCGGCCACCAGCTGAGGAGAGAAACAgtgtggggctgggggtggagttgttggaggcagagagagaggtgaggggcAAGGGTGCCAGGTGATGACCCTGGGGATGGGGCATGTGACTTCAGGAAGGGGTGATGTTGGAGATGAGATGAGAAGGAGAAAGTGACACCTTGGGGAAGGTGTGAGCACGAGGATTTCTGAGAGAAGACCCCCAAGATACAGGGCTGGTGGGGAGGTGAGTCAGATGGCAGATGAGGTCAGGAGAGGGGAAGATGGGAACAGGGTTAGGACTAGttagggaagggaaagaaagatctGAAATATAAAAGCAAGTCAGATGGGGAAGGGGCTTGGGTGGAGAGAGTGAAGATGGAGTTGGGGTTCATCCTGGGGGAGGGGGTCTTGAGTGGTGAAAATGAGTCATAATAGGGCGGGAGTCAGGTTGGTTagagtgggggagggggtctGCAGCAGTAATGGTGAGTCAGGTGGTGGTAATGGTGGGGTCTGAGGTGATGGGGAAGGGTTGGTACTGGTTTAAGGGGGGTGAGTTTCTGAGGTGGTGAAGAAGAGTGAGACAGTGGAGAGGGTCTGGACTGATTAAGATGGGGGGAGGGATGGGACATGGCTTTACTGGCTATGTGTTGGGGGAGAGGAGACTGGGGGGTTTTGGAAAGGCAAAAGCAGATCGTCCCCCAGGTCTGCTCTGGGGGAAGGGGTGGTCGTCTACCGGGGTATAGTTTCTGTTTGGGAAGGGCGGGTGtcagccctccctccccacccccacaccttcTGTCGCTCTATTTCCCAGATCATCTGCAGTCCCCCCTGCGTCTTCCTTtcactctcccctcctcttcccccttgcCCACACTCAAGACCTCaggcctctcttcctcctctccaggTCACCAGTAATGAACTGGGATTCTGGGGGCCCCGCTGCggcagtgagaatggccctcgCTGCGGCAAAGAGAGCACTCCTTCttttctccaccttccccttcctccccttcgcCTGCCGCAGACCCCCGGCCCTAGCGCCAGGGACCGAGTCTCTGCTGCCAAGACCCTGGCCACCATCTCTGAGTTGGCTGGTCTAAGCGACCCGGGTCTGGAAGCGGCGGGCTCTGTCCACGGTGCTGGAGCGCGTACCTGATTCACCACGTCCATGTCTGCCAGCAGCAGCATCAGCAATGCAGGGGGCGGTAGGCGCCTGCTAGCAAGGGCGGCGCAGGGCGTGGAGGGGGAGGCGCGCTATTGTCGGAACAGCCCAAGGGGCTGCAGCCCCGCCCCTCACACCGCCCTTCGCCCAATGTGCGCGCCTGCGCGGAGCTGGTTTTGCCGCAGTCCCGCCGCCATTCCACCTCTAAAGGTCTGGAACTGGGAAAGCTTGCTAGAAACGTCATTTTCTGTGGAAACACAGCTAGAGGTCCAGGGAGAGGAGGATCGTTCGGTACTACAGTATGTCATTTTGCCAGGCCCTTTTCTGAGTTGGTTAAGTGTgttctctcatttaattcttgCAACAGCCCTATGTGGGGGGACTATTAGTGCCGTTTTTTACGGATGAGGAAAGTCCTCAGATTAAATGACTTGTACGAGGTCACCCAGCTAGTAATTGGCAGTGCTTAGAGTCTCTGCAGTTTAAACATAGTTCAAGGTCTAGAGGGTTCCTTTCTAATAGTCTGCATTTAAAGCACATCCTAAAGCTCCCTCCCTTGCCCCGCCAACCATCTGCTTatattctctcttcctcttggtCAAATTCTTGCCTATGCCAACTCTACACTTTACATCCTATTTATTTCTcagtcctctccccaccccctctttttttttttttttgagacagagtcttactttgtcaccctgggttcctgggttgagtgctatcgcgtcacagctcatagtaatctcaaactcctgggctcaagcaatcctcttgcctcagcctcccaagtagctaggactacagctgtgttccaccatgcctggctaatttttagtagagatggggtctcactcttgctcaggcttgtctcaacttctgagctcaagtgatgcacccactccacctcccagagtgctggggttacaggccgGAGTCACCACACCAGGCCCATGTGTCCTCTTTTAATTGGACTACCACTCTTGCATGCTATTAAAAGTAGGCTCATCAATAGTGATTCCCGTGTTGCAAAAATCCAAGAGATAATACACAATTGGGGCTTAAGATGCTCAATCTTACTGGTACTAAGAGAAATGCATACAAAAACTGTGAAGATGGCAGGGTATGATGACTCAgggcctataatcttagcacactggattgcttgagttcaggagttcaagactagcctgagcaggggtaagacctccatctctattaaaaatagaaaaattacccagccccggctgaactgcagccaaaaaatatctgggcattgtggcaggcgcctgtagtcccagctgcttgggaggctgaggcaggagaaccgcggaagtccaagagctagaggttgctgtgagtcctgtgacatcatggcactctactaaaggcagtaaagtgagactctgtttctacaaaaaaaaaaaaaaaaaaaatagaaaaattagccaggtgttgtagtgagTGCCTGTGAtcctactttggaggctgaggatttcaggagtttgaggttgatgtaaaCTAGGCTGATGGCCATGATCCTGTAttgtgggcaacagagtaagtctgaaaaaaaaaataaaccctgCTAAATTGCTGGTTTTCATCATTGAGGGTGGTATCAGAAAATTCGATAAGGTTAAATATGGTAGGTTGGccagaaatattcttttttttttttttttttgcacttcacattcatattttattgctacattaaaaatgaaaataaactataagAAGCTGCAAAAGCATGAAATCTCATGAAGATTATGAAGCAATGGAGGCACCCATTGTAGAAGGTTAAAATCGGCTCATCTAGTAGGTGGTGTAAGGACTACACACACTAAGGTCTTCAATGATGAGACTGACAGCATCTGCCACCTAGAATTTATGTACCAATGggcattttaaaatgaacttaaaaCATTGGTTACCCATAACTTATTAGCCAAGAACTATAGGTAAGAAGACATCACAAGAAGCCTAAAATCTCTAAACACACAGGTTTACAAAAAACAAGCCTAAAACCAAGGCTCTCAGGCAATGTTGAAATTTTTCTTGAGAGAGGATCTCCATTTTATGATTTGTGGACAGCCTCTTTCTCCTGCTGAATAGTTTCCTGAGAAGggagagtatttttttcttcagtattagttttcttcaatttTGACTTGTCAAACTTCTCCACTTGCGACAAATCTGGCTTATCACTCATCTTGACTTAGAGAAAGACTTAACGCTTGAAGACTCGCGAAATACCGACTACGTCGATAAGGCCTCCACTTACTCTGGACCGCTTCAGAAATATTCTTGTAAATTGCTGCTGGAAGTTTAATTGGTATAACCTCTATAGAGGGCAATTAGGGAAAATTTAGCAAAATAACAAATTCATATACTTTTTGGCTTAGCATTTACACTTGTAGGAATTTATTTTACGGATAGACTCGTGTTTGCTAAAAGATACATGTACGAGATGGTACACTTACAGGGATGTTTATAATAGGAAAGAGTGGACATTCCTAAGTGCTCATTACTGGTAGCCTATTTAAATAAACTCTGATACCATGCATCTACCATTATAATATAGAGCTATGGGTTGCCAAGATATTTAAGAAATGCAAGATGCCAAGGTGTGT includes:
- the LOC128577692 gene encoding thymosin beta-15A-like, producing MSDKPDLSQVEKFDKSKLKKTNTEEKNTLPSQETIQQEKEAVHKS